CGACTTTGCTTCCGTATAAGCCGTTCAGAGTGGTGGTAACAGCGGCTGTGTTTCCTTCTTTGTCAATAACGGAAATATGTGTAGTTTCCGTAGATTCTTTGGGTTGTTTTATGATTTTTCCTACTTCAGAGCTTGGTGTTGCTTTATTGAAACTGAAACTTTTCCATCTGTTTTTTAGATATTCATCAGAAATTAAATAAGAGGTTTTATCCTGAATAAAATCAGGATCACCCATATACTCGGCTCTGTCGGCAAAAGCTCTTCTTTCTGCTTCTGTCATGATCTGTACTGCCTGTGTGGAATTCTGCTGATATTTTTCAAGATTTTCGTAACCTGACATTTTCAGCATTTGAGCCAGTAAAATTCCGCCGCTTGAAGGTAATGGCATAGATACGATGGTATTACCTTTATACTCAAACTCCAAGGCCTTTCTTTCTGCAACTTTATAATTCTTCAGATCTTCGGCCGTAATTATTCCGTTACCCCTTTTCATTTCAGAAACGAGAAATTCTGCAGTTTTTCCTTCATAAAATCCTTTTGCCCCGGATTTCTGAATTAGTTTTAAAGTTTCCGCCAATTCTTTTTGAACTAAAAGATCTCCTGCTTTCCAAGGGGTATCTTTTACAAAAACTGTAACTGTCTGATTGTGTTTTTGGAAATTGGCTTTATGAGTATTCAGTAAACTGGCTTCCTGTTCTGTGATGGCAAATCCTTTTTCTGCAAGATCAATGGCTGGCTGAATGATTTTCTCCATAGGAAGTTTTCCGTGTTTTAAAGTGGCAAAAAAACCGGCAACACTTCCGGGAATTCCTACTGCTAATCTTCCGTTTTGTGACAGATCCGTATCCGCTTTACCGGTTTTATCAAGATACATGTCTCTTGATGCCTTTTTAGGAGCTGTTTCCCGGTAATCTATCGTGAATTTTTCGCCATTATTCTTTACACCGACCAGAAAACCACCGCCTCCAATATTTCCGGCTTGGGGATAGACAACAGCTAAAGCATATTGGGTCGCAATGACGGCATCATACGCATTTCCTCCCATTCTCAGGATTTTTGCGCCGGCCTCACTTGCAAGAGGATGAGCGGAAACAACCACTCCTTTATTTTTTACTTTGACTTCTTTTATAATATTAATGTCCGTGTATTGTGCTGAAACAGAGAAAGAAAAAAGGATAAATATGATGGCGATCTTTTTCATTTACAAATTTTATATCCGAATTTACAATTTTGTTTTAAGATAGGGTTGAAAATATTTACTTTTGCTCAAATCAACTAATTATTAAGTAAAATGGAATCCTATACGGAAAGAATACTGATTACAGGTGCTCTGGGACAGATCGGCACCGAACTTACGAACAGACTTGTTGAAATTCACGGGGCAGATAATGTGGTTGCTTCCGGGCTGGACAGATGGCAAAAGGGAATCACTTCTGCAGGTCATTACGAAAGAATGGATGTTACCAATACTCAGCTGGTAAGACAGGTGATCAAAGATTATGAGATCACTACTGTTTATCACCTTGCTTCATTATTGTCAGGAACTTCAGAAAAGCAGCCGATTTTCGCGTGGAAATTAAATCTTGAACCTCTGCTTCATTTTTGTGAATTGGCGAAAGAAGGACTAATTAAAAAGATCTTCTGGCCAAGTTCCATCGCAGTATTTGGAAAAGGAATTCCCAAAGAGAATGTAGGGCAGGATGTAGTATTGAATCCTACGACAGTTTACGGGATTTCTAAAATGGCGGGAGAAAAATGGTGCGAATATTATTTTGACAAGCATGGAGTAGACGTAAGAAGTATCAGATATCCGGGGTTGATTTCATGGAAAACTCCTGCCGGTGGAGGAACTACCGATTATGCCGTTGAAATTTTCTACGAAGCCATTGAAGAAGGAAAATATACCAGCTTCATTTCCGAAAATACAGGAATGCCGATGCTGTACATGGATGATGCCATCAACGCAACTTTGAAATTAATGGAAGCTCCGAAAGAAAGTTTAACGGTTCGTTCATCTTACAATTTAGGTGGGATGTCATTTACTCCAAAAGAATTGGCGGAAGAAATCAAGAAAGAAATTCCTGAATTTACGATCGATTATAAACCGGATTTCAGACAGCAGATTGCAGACTCCTGGCCGGCTTCAATTGATGATTCTGTAGCCAAAAAAGATTGGGGACTGACTTATGATTTCGGAATTTCTGAAATGACTAAAGATATGATCAAGAATTTAAAAGTTAAATTGGGTAAGAATTAATATACTTCAAGTTTGACTTTAATTAAAAAATATTTTAACATCTGATTTTTAATCTATTAAAAAATTTATCTAAAATTTAATTTAAATGATATTATTCACTTTTAACATCGTAAATATTGAAGCTGATTCCAAAAATGGCGTTCAGATTTCCGATGAAGAAAGACTGAAAATTTCAGAAAATAATACAAAAGCAATTCTTAGGATTTTAGATATTCACGATGTTAAAGCGAGCTTTTTTGTGGAAATTTCCATTGCTGAAAAACTGCAAAATCTAATAAAAGCAATTTCATCCCAAGGGCATGAAATTGCTTTTTATAATAAAAATTCTGCTCTTCATGAAATTGAAGAAACAAAGAAGTCTGTACAGGATTTTCTTGAAAAACAGATTCGCGGAATCCGGCAGAAAGATCATAAGCTGCCCCATGAAGATTTGAAAATGTTGGAATTTAATTATGTTTCCAATATTGATAATGCCAATATTCTCTTTCCTTTTAAGCGCTTGAAAAGAGATACGGAAATCACAGAAGAAGATGGGGTAAGTATTGTACCGGAAAGTATTTCTCCCTACAGTCAGTTGCCATATAATGATTTCGTGTTTCAGATCCTCCCTATGAAGTATTATCAGAATATGGTGTTTGAAACCCTGAAGAATGATGATTTTGTTCTGATCTATCTTAATTCCTGGCAGTTTACTGATTTTAGTAAGTATAAATTTGATATTCCGTTTTTCAGAAGGCTAAATTCGGGCAAAAAAATGGAGGACAAATTAGATGCCCTCCTTACCTGGATTAACGAGAAAGAATTAGCAACTTCTCGAATGAAAGATTATATTTTTTAATTTTATTTTCCCACGGATTTCACGGATTTACACGGATGTTTATGTTTTAATTCGTGAAAAGATTAGTAAAAACTATTTGGGATTATAATCATTTCTTACTTATTCTAAAAATCAAGCAGATTTTAAGAAAAAAAATTATACGCAAACATCCGTGTAAATCCGTGAAATCTGTGGGAAAAGATTAAGCCAATTCAAAAAGAGTAATCTCCGGCAAAACACCCACTCTTCCCGGATATCCCAATACGCCAAAACCTCTGTTTACGTAAAGCATTTTTCCTTCACTTTCATATAAATCAGCCCATTTTGGGTAACGGTATTGAACCGGTGACCATTTTACGTTTTTTAAGTCTAATCCGAACTGCATTCCGTGTGTATGACCGGAAAGTGTCAGATGAATATTATTAGGGTGCTTTTTTACCACATAATCAAAGTGAGTAGGGTCGTGGCTCATTAAAATTTTCGGTGCTGATTCTGGAACGCCTTTTAAAGCATCATCCAGCCTTCCGAATTGAGGAAAAGGCTTTAGTCCCCAGTTTTCAACTCCAAGAATGTAGAGTTTGTCACCATTCTTTTCGATAATTCGATGTTCGTTCCGAAGCATATCAAAACCGGCCTGTTTTTCGTATTCAATGAGTGTTTTCAGGTTTTGTTTTTTAGCATCTGCGGACTCCCAGTTTACATAATCGCCATAATCGTGATTTCCTAATACCGAAAACTTGCCGTCTTTTGCTTTGATTTTGGAGAA
Above is a genomic segment from Chryseobacterium geocarposphaerae containing:
- the ggt gene encoding gamma-glutamyltransferase, whose product is MKKIAIIFILFSFSVSAQYTDINIIKEVKVKNKGVVVSAHPLASEAGAKILRMGGNAYDAVIATQYALAVVYPQAGNIGGGGFLVGVKNNGEKFTIDYRETAPKKASRDMYLDKTGKADTDLSQNGRLAVGIPGSVAGFFATLKHGKLPMEKIIQPAIDLAEKGFAITEQEASLLNTHKANFQKHNQTVTVFVKDTPWKAGDLLVQKELAETLKLIQKSGAKGFYEGKTAEFLVSEMKRGNGIITAEDLKNYKVAERKALEFEYKGNTIVSMPLPSSGGILLAQMLKMSGYENLEKYQQNSTQAVQIMTEAERRAFADRAEYMGDPDFIQDKTSYLISDEYLKNRWKSFSFNKATPSSEVGKIIKQPKESTETTHISVIDKEGNTAAVTTTLNGLYGSKVVVSGAGFFLNNEMDDFSIKPGVPNMFGAVGGEANAIQPNKRMLSSMTPTIILKNGKPYMVVGTPGGTTIPTSVFQSIVNVIDFKLNANISVNAPKFHHQWLPETVAFEKNFPETTIKDLEKLGYKTEKWNQIGRTEIILIDENGNIHAVADGRGDDSVGVE
- a CDS encoding NAD-dependent epimerase/dehydratase family protein; this encodes MESYTERILITGALGQIGTELTNRLVEIHGADNVVASGLDRWQKGITSAGHYERMDVTNTQLVRQVIKDYEITTVYHLASLLSGTSEKQPIFAWKLNLEPLLHFCELAKEGLIKKIFWPSSIAVFGKGIPKENVGQDVVLNPTTVYGISKMAGEKWCEYYFDKHGVDVRSIRYPGLISWKTPAGGGTTDYAVEIFYEAIEEGKYTSFISENTGMPMLYMDDAINATLKLMEAPKESLTVRSSYNLGGMSFTPKELAEEIKKEIPEFTIDYKPDFRQQIADSWPASIDDSVAKKDWGLTYDFGISEMTKDMIKNLKVKLGKN
- a CDS encoding polysaccharide deacetylase family protein, whose amino-acid sequence is MILFTFNIVNIEADSKNGVQISDEERLKISENNTKAILRILDIHDVKASFFVEISIAEKLQNLIKAISSQGHEIAFYNKNSALHEIEETKKSVQDFLEKQIRGIRQKDHKLPHEDLKMLEFNYVSNIDNANILFPFKRLKRDTEITEEDGVSIVPESISPYSQLPYNDFVFQILPMKYYQNMVFETLKNDDFVLIYLNSWQFTDFSKYKFDIPFFRRLNSGKKMEDKLDALLTWINEKELATSRMKDYIF